One genomic window of Quercus lobata isolate SW786 chromosome 9, ValleyOak3.0 Primary Assembly, whole genome shotgun sequence includes the following:
- the LOC115960025 gene encoding bZIP transcription factor 53-like, whose amino-acid sequence MSSGPNVDRFMDEKKERKALANREAAKRSRIKKQKELEDIVTEKSVVLEDIKKKRIEIENYDNDYSMTENENNSLDAGTLIVNKFLNCMSLYKKKLGIPDQTLETPAPTFNPWQSQFRH is encoded by the coding sequence ATGTCGTCGGGGCCTAATGTTGATCGATTCATGGATgagaaaaaggagaggaaaGCGCTAGCAAATAGAGAAGCGGCAAAGCGTTCACgtataaagaaacaaaaggagTTGGAGGACATAGTCACTGAAAAGAGCGTGGTATTAGAggatattaaaaagaaaagaatcgaAATTGAAAACTATGACAATGACTATTCTATGACGGAGAATGAAAATAACTCTTTGGATGCTGGAACTTTGATTGTGAATAAGTTTCTGAATTGCATGAGCTTGTACAAGAAAAAACTTGGGATTCCAGACCAGACGCTCGAGACTCCGGCACCTACGTTCAATCCTTGGCAATCCCAGTTTAGACACTAA
- the LOC115960024 gene encoding F-box protein At5g03100-like has protein sequence MDNRDSIKKRICHSRIISLRLKDRISQLPDEILTNILYLLPVKEAARTSVLSRRWKNLWTYVPSLIIKDYMSSPEMELRPVRRCRFILDVFCTYNPSQELTILLDYDGTTSRDVNEWINFAMENWVKMLDLNLEQYYTIEKKFPVMKDFPLTKLFLTEVNVIGEVLEHYVSNCPFLEELYVSSSNSLVNLRLVDQPPKLSSFQVAHCSNLENLEISAPNLVSFGYVGPKIKNMTLRHVPLLSKVAFGGKYCESIEFDSDQHASYLSQLKKLVLYFTKEVVDRTSLSPYKLPVFCNLKKVELKVYTYLGQSLHPLIALVIASPLLKMFSLELEMDFSHKPFENEKLVENYNIWKASKHPHQCLKKIKWVGFDGSGSHVDFAKDLLDIAVSLKTFIIDTVYPNIAQSEDYAEFVKRWQIAVVAACKIAESHPGINYLIDC, from the exons ATGGACAATCGggattcaataaaaaaaagaatctgtCATTCTCGGATCATATCTCTTCGACTAAAG GATCGAATAAGCCAATTACCGGACGAGATTCTTACAAATATCTTATATCTCTTGCCAGTCAAAGAAGCAGCAAGGACTAGTGTTCTTTCACGTAGATGGAAAAATCTATGGACATATGTCCCTAGTCTAATAATCAAGGATTATATGTCATCACCTGAAATGGAATTGCGTCCTGTGAGAAGGTGTAGGTTCATCCTTGATGTTTTTTGTACATATAACCCTTCACAAGAACTGACCATTTTACTTGATTACGATGGAACAACATCTCGTGATGTTAATGAGTGGATAAACTTTGCAATGGAAAATTGGGTCAAGATGCTTGATTTGAACTTGGAACAATATTACACTATTGAGAAAAAATTCCCTGTCATGAAAGATTTTCCTCtaacaaaactttttttgacTGAAGTAAATGTAATTGGAGAGGTTCTTGAGCATTATGTATCAAATTGTCCATTTCTTGAGGAACTATATGTGAGTAGCTCCAATAGTTTGGTAAATCTCAGGCTTGTTGATCAGCCGCCCAAATTGAGTAGCTTTCAAGTAGCTCACTGCTCAAATTtagaaaatcttgaaatttcagCACCAAATCTTGTCTCTTTTGGGTACGTTGGACCGAAGATTAAAAATATGACTTTAAGGCATGTACCCCTTCTTTCAAAGGTAGCATTTGGAGGGAAATATTGTGAATCAATTGAGTTTGATTCTGACCAACATGCAAGCTATCTCTCTCAACTTAAGAAGCTTGTATTATATTTTACCAAAGAG GTAGTTGACAGAACTTCGTTGTCCCCATACAAGCTTCCAGTATTTTGTAACCTCAAAAAAGTGGAATTGAAGGTTTACACTTATCTAGGTCAAAGCCTCCATCCGTTAATTGCTCTTGTAATTGCCTCTCCTTTGTTGAAGATGTTTTCATTGGAG TTGGAAATGGATTTTAGTCATAAACCATTTGAAAATGAG AAGCTAGTGGAAAATTACAACATATGGAAGGCTTCAAAGCATCCCCATCAATGTCTCAAGAagattaaatgggttgggtttgatGGAAGTGGAAGTCATGTTGATTTTGCTAAGGATTTACTTGACATCGCAGTCTCACTTAAGACGTTTATCATTGATACTGTTTATCCAAATATTGCACAATCGGAGGACTACGCAGAATTTGTCAAAAGATGGCAAATAGCTGTTGTTGCTGCCTGTAAAATAGCAGAATCACATCCAGGGATTAATTATTTGATAGATTGTTAA
- the LOC115962250 gene encoding probable serine/threonine-protein kinase WNK11, with protein MDFELFEEVDPTGRYGRYSDKLGVGAVKKVYRAFDQQEGIEVAWNQVFLNRFTDDKAMLQRLNSEVQLLKILENDNIIKLFSAWIDVDRMALNFITEVCTSGNLRDYRKKHRRISTKALKKWSRQILRGLEYLHLHEPCIIHRDLNCSNVFINNNTGEVKIGDFGLAAAMEKEHVAHSILGTPEFMAPELYDENYTEKVDIYAFGMCVLELLTREIPYSECDCVAKIYKKVTSGVKPQAMSKVKDLEIKGFIEKCLAPVSERPSATELLQDSFFDGLDDDDNDENYGEESHQKHQLKRIWIMNQLTMEYYFGKESVLSTLCIFNSEPPNFKI; from the exons ATGGACTTTGAGCTCTTTGAAGAGGTTGATCCAACAGGTCGGTATGGGAGATACAGTGACAAGCTTGGTGTAGGAGCAGTGAAAAAGGTTTATAGGGCTTTTGATCAACAAGAAGGTATAGAGGTGGCTTGGAATCAGGTTTTCTTGAACCGATTCACCGATGACAAGGCCATGTTACAAAGGTTAAACTCAGAGGTTCAGTTGCTGAAAATTTTAGAGAATGATAATATCATCAAATTGTTTAGTGCTTGGATAGATGTTGACCGCATGGCTTTGAATTTCATAACTGAGGTGTGCACATCTGGGAATTTGAGGGATTATAGGAAGAAACACAGGCGTATTTCAACCAAGGCCTTGAAGAAGTGGTCTAGGCAAATACTGAGGGGTTTGGAGTATTTACATTTGCATGAGCCATGCATAATTCATAGGGATCTTAATTGCAGTAATGTGTTTATCAATAATAATACTGGTGAGGTAAAGATTGGAGATTTCGGGTTAGCAGCAGCAATGGAAAAGGAGCATGTAGCACATTCAATTCTTGGGACACCGGAGTTTATGGCGCCGGAACTATATGATGAGAATTATACAGAGAAGGTGGATATATATGCTTTTGGGATGTGTGTGCTTGAGTTGTTGACAAGGGAGATACCATATAGTGAGTGTGATTGTGTGGCTAAGATATATAAGAAGGTGACCTCAGGTGTGAAACCACAGGCAATGAGCAAGGTAAAAGATTTGGAGATCAAGGGGTTCATTGAGAAGTGCCTGGCCCCAGTGTCTGAGAGACCATCTGCCACTGAGCTCCTCCAAGATTCATTCTTTGATGGacttgatgatgatgataatgatgaaaACTATG GAGAAGAAAGCCACCAGAAACATCAATTGAAAAGAATTTGGATCATGAATCAGCTCACAATGGAATATTACTTTGGTAAAGAAAGTGTACTATCCACATTATGCATCTTCAATAGTGAACCtcccaatttcaaaatttaa
- the LOC115960021 gene encoding uncharacterized protein LOC115960021, whose amino-acid sequence MSSTQQVSLGSEVDEFMDEKKEERALANREAVKRSRIKKEKEWEDIVNEKSMLLEDIKNKRIDIENYENDHSTTEKDNNSLNADNLIWNQYLNCMNLYKEKLGISDQTLETPAPMFNHCGSPSFDTD is encoded by the coding sequence ATGTCGTCAACACAACAAGTGAGTTTGGGGTCTGAAGTTGATGAATTCATGGATGAGAAAAAGGAGGAGAGAGCGCTAGCAAATAGAGAAGCGGTAAAGCGTTCacgtataaagaaagaaaaggagtgGGAGGACATAGTCAATGAAAAGAGCATGCTATTAGAGGatataaagaacaaaagaaTTGACATTGAAAACTATGAGAACGACCATTCTACGACGGAGAAAGATAATAACTCTTTGAATGCTGATAATTTGATTTGGAATCAGTATCTGAATTGCATGAACTTGTACAAGGAAAAACTTGGGATTTCAGACCAGACACTCGAGACTCCGGCACCTATGTTCAATCATTGCGGCAGTCCCAGTTTCGACACTGATTAG